One region of Mangifera indica cultivar Alphonso unplaced genomic scaffold, CATAS_Mindica_2.1 Un_0015, whole genome shotgun sequence genomic DNA includes:
- the LOC123205774 gene encoding RPM1-interacting protein 4-like codes for MAQRLPVPKFGCWENADVPYTDYFEKTAISKSAKTISNKTSGSLDRSSNNLSTAQAPPIKSGSQKGQEAVRKKHVHGSSPENGNRRRPSESLLRHDPANRKVASGLPLHRDRSAISNDSPKKAIQQSVGSDCRIEHSHLPQNHQERVGGKGSGKSRPSLPRKSSTEGSNNFSPSTPGRPRMRSVTQGSDIRNRSAAVPKFGDWDESNPASADGFTDAFNKVREEKLNGNGMVSVATTPKQHKETPMRCCFFPWCK; via the exons ATGGCA CAACGTTTACCAGTGCCCAAGTTTGGCTGTTGGGAAAATGCAGACGTCCCTTACACAGACTACTTTGAGAAGACTGCGATTAGTAAAAGTGCGAAGACAATTTCAAATAAGACCAGTGGAAGTTTAGACAGGTcttctaataatttatctacTGCCCAAGCTCCTCCTATCAAATCAGGATCACAAAAGGGGCAAGAGGCAGTAAGGAAAAAGCATGTGCATGGCTCAAGTCCAGAGAATGGTAATAGACGAAGGCCATCTGAATCTCTGCTGCGACATGACCCTGCAAACCGGAAAGTTGCCAGTGGCTTACCTCTTCACCGTGATCGCAGTGCAATCTCCAATGATAGCCCTAAAAAGGCTATACAGCAGAGTGTAGGTTCTGATTGCAGAATTGAACACTCACACTTACCTCAAAATCATCAAGAAAGGGTTGGAGGAAAAGGCAGTGGAAAATCTCGTCCCTCGTTGCCAAGAAAGAGTTCAACAGAAGGTAGCAACAACTTCTCTCCCTCAACTCCTGGAAGACCCCGGATGCGATCAGTTACTCAAGGCAGTGACATT CGTAATCGCAGTGCTGCTGTTCCGAAATTTGGTGATTGGGATGAGTCCAATCCAGCATCAGCAGATGGATTCACTGATGCCTTCAACAAAGTGAGAGAAGAGAAGCTGAATGGAAATGGAATGGTATCAGTTGCTACAACCCCGAAGCAGCACAAGGAGACACCCATG AGATGTTGCTTCTTTCCATGGTGCAAGTAA